Proteins co-encoded in one Actinobacillus succinogenes 130Z genomic window:
- a CDS encoding 5'-methylthioadenosine/adenosylhomocysteine nucleosidase yields the protein MKIGIVGAMAQEVEILAGLMTDKTEHKIGSAVVFEGEVNGKSVVLLQSGIGKVAAAIGTTVLLQGFKPDVVINTGSAGGVAQGLKVGDIVISTETAYHDADVTAFGYAKGQLPACPATFKSDEKLTALAEKIAQKQGRRVKQGLICSGDSFIAGGERLAQIKADFPPVTAVEMEAAAIAHVCHAFGVPFVVVRAISDAGDGEAGMSFEEFLPIAAKQSCEMVLGMLAELE from the coding sequence ATGAAAATTGGTATCGTCGGTGCGATGGCACAGGAAGTGGAAATTTTAGCCGGTCTAATGACCGATAAAACCGAACACAAAATAGGAAGTGCGGTTGTTTTTGAAGGCGAAGTTAACGGAAAAAGCGTCGTTTTGTTACAATCAGGAATAGGGAAAGTTGCGGCGGCAATCGGTACAACGGTATTGTTACAGGGTTTCAAGCCGGATGTGGTTATTAATACCGGTTCTGCCGGCGGCGTAGCGCAAGGGCTGAAAGTGGGAGACATCGTTATCTCTACGGAAACCGCTTACCATGATGCGGACGTCACGGCTTTCGGTTATGCCAAGGGGCAGTTGCCCGCTTGCCCCGCCACCTTTAAATCGGATGAAAAATTGACCGCACTTGCAGAGAAGATCGCACAAAAACAAGGTCGTCGCGTTAAACAAGGGTTAATTTGTTCCGGCGATAGTTTTATTGCCGGCGGTGAACGTTTGGCACAAATTAAAGCGGATTTTCCACCCGTTACCGCAGTGGAGATGGAAGCAGCGGCGATTGCCCATGTATGTCATGCTTTCGGCGTACCTTTTGTGGTGGTGCGGGCGATTTCCGATGCGGGTGACGGCGAAGCCGGTATGTCTTTTGAAGAATTTCTGCCTATTGCCGCTAAACAGTCTTGCGAAATGGTATTGGGTATGTTGGCCGAATTGGAATAA
- a CDS encoding thiol:disulfide interchange protein DsbA/DsbL, with protein MMKFWRYSLLLLLIPSAFAKNAADSFGVGKLRFKEGKDYFSYSSPIKTDERTDNKILVQSFFDYDCRNCSDVQDVLELYAQLNSNQVMVKNYPIALPKAQFSARTFYSLKAVGREDVSDSLLLETSDKHMYNKLSKMNNLLRWLEKKGVDGRTFKEMYDSPEISAALNDMVDMTEKYGVFTYPFVVIQGKYALTNSTLYNDDYTFAVMDYLVKQLTREKAE; from the coding sequence ATGATGAAATTCTGGCGCTATTCTTTACTGCTGTTATTGATTCCTTCCGCATTTGCCAAGAATGCGGCGGATTCTTTTGGCGTAGGGAAACTTCGTTTTAAGGAGGGAAAAGATTATTTTTCCTATAGCTCGCCGATTAAAACAGATGAAAGAACGGATAATAAGATTTTAGTGCAGTCGTTTTTTGATTACGATTGCCGCAATTGTTCCGATGTTCAGGACGTACTGGAACTGTATGCGCAACTTAATTCGAATCAAGTCATGGTAAAAAATTATCCGATCGCGTTACCCAAAGCGCAGTTTTCGGCACGGACATTTTACAGCCTGAAAGCGGTGGGACGCGAGGATGTTTCGGACAGCCTGCTGTTGGAGACCTCCGACAAACATATGTACAATAAATTGTCCAAAATGAATAATTTGCTGAGATGGCTGGAAAAAAAAGGAGTGGACGGGCGAACGTTTAAAGAAATGTATGATTCGCCGGAAATTTCCGCTGCGCTCAACGATATGGTGGACATGACGGAAAAATACGGTGTATTTACCTATCCTTTCGTGGTGATTCAGGGCAAATACGCCTTAACTAACAGCACGTTATATAATGATGATTACACCTTCGCCGTGATGGATTATTTAGTTAAACAATTAACAAGAGAAAAAGCGGAATGA
- the recJ gene encoding single-stranded-DNA-specific exonuclease RecJ, with protein sequence MNKIIQRRPLPNGMPVCSDPLLDRLYRARHIQNAQELDRTLASMLNPNLLSGMESAVNLLTEFQHRKIVIVGDFDADGATSTALTVLALRRLGFTDVNFLIPNRFEQGYGLSVAVAEMALQQGVELLITVDNGVSSHEGVAYLKRHGVKVLITDHHLPPETLPVADAIVNPNLDGCTFPSKSLAGVGVAFYVMLALRSKLREMGRFDNKTQPNFTELLDIVALGTIADVVPLDQNNRILAYQGLARIRAKRCHYGIRALAEVANKDITQLTAGDLGYSIAPRLNAAGRLDNMSVGVELLLADSMERARALALELDDLNQTRKEIEQGMKQEALDICRNLTALRRELPLGMVLYQADWHQGVLGILASRIKDQFHRPVVAFAQDGNGVLKGSARSVEGVHMRDLLERVHSRYPDMILKFGGHAMAAGLSIHEALFERFRQVFDEVVTEWIGKDELKGTLWTDGELTPPQLNIQTAETLRAGGPWGQSFPEPVFDGEFKILQQRLVGERHLKMLVEPKQGGQLLDAIAFNIDTRYYPDLSVRAAKLVYKLDINEFRGNRDVQLLVDYIEPMAN encoded by the coding sequence GTGAACAAAATTATTCAACGACGTCCATTGCCAAACGGCATGCCGGTGTGCAGCGATCCTTTGCTTGATCGTCTTTACCGCGCCCGCCATATTCAGAATGCACAAGAATTAGACCGCACTTTGGCATCGATGCTGAATCCGAATTTGTTATCCGGTATGGAAAGTGCGGTCAATTTGTTGACAGAATTTCAACATCGCAAGATCGTGATTGTAGGGGATTTCGATGCGGACGGCGCTACCAGTACGGCGTTAACGGTATTGGCTTTGCGCCGATTGGGATTCACGGACGTGAATTTTTTAATTCCCAACCGTTTCGAACAGGGGTACGGACTGAGCGTTGCCGTCGCGGAGATGGCGTTGCAACAGGGCGTTGAACTGTTGATTACCGTAGATAACGGCGTATCTTCCCACGAAGGCGTAGCATATTTGAAACGACACGGCGTGAAAGTTCTGATAACCGATCACCATTTACCGCCGGAAACGCTGCCTGTTGCGGATGCGATTGTCAATCCGAATCTGGACGGTTGTACCTTTCCTTCCAAATCTCTGGCAGGTGTCGGCGTGGCATTTTATGTCATGCTGGCATTGCGCTCCAAACTGCGCGAAATGGGGCGGTTTGATAATAAAACTCAACCTAATTTCACTGAATTGTTGGATATCGTGGCATTGGGCACTATCGCCGATGTAGTGCCTTTGGATCAGAACAATCGTATTTTGGCTTATCAGGGGTTAGCACGAATCAGAGCGAAACGCTGTCATTACGGTATTCGGGCGTTGGCGGAAGTGGCGAATAAAGACATCACCCAACTGACCGCGGGAGATTTAGGTTATTCCATCGCGCCACGTCTCAATGCCGCCGGGCGGCTAGATAATATGTCCGTCGGTGTGGAATTATTACTGGCGGATTCCATGGAACGCGCGCGTGCCTTGGCGTTAGAACTGGACGACTTAAACCAAACCCGTAAAGAAATCGAGCAGGGTATGAAGCAGGAGGCGTTGGATATTTGCCGGAATCTGACCGCACTTCGCCGGGAATTACCGCTCGGCATGGTATTGTATCAGGCGGACTGGCATCAGGGCGTGTTAGGTATTCTGGCTTCCCGCATTAAAGATCAGTTTCATCGTCCCGTAGTTGCTTTTGCCCAGGACGGCAACGGCGTGCTAAAAGGATCCGCACGTTCGGTAGAAGGCGTACATATGCGTGATTTGCTCGAACGCGTGCATAGTCGCTATCCCGATATGATTTTGAAATTCGGCGGACATGCGATGGCGGCGGGATTAAGTATTCACGAAGCATTATTCGAACGATTCCGACAAGTTTTTGATGAAGTGGTAACCGAATGGATCGGTAAAGACGAATTAAAAGGCACATTATGGACGGACGGCGAATTAACACCGCCGCAATTAAATATTCAAACGGCCGAAACGTTGCGTGCCGGCGGACCTTGGGGTCAGTCTTTTCCCGAACCGGTATTCGACGGCGAATTTAAAATCCTTCAGCAGCGGCTGGTGGGGGAACGTCATCTTAAAATGTTGGTAGAACCGAAGCAGGGCGGACAGTTGCTGGACGCTATCGCTTTCAATATCGACACCCGTTATTATCCCGATCTTTCGGTACGGGCGGCGAAACTGGTCTATAAATTGGATATTAATGAATTTCGTGGCAATCGTGATGTACAGTTGTTGGTGGATTATATCGAGCCTATGGCGAATTAA
- the dsbC gene encoding bifunctional protein-disulfide isomerase/oxidoreductase DsbC: protein MGKISLFLTALSAAALSVNVMADDSVIQQNLKKLGATRIEIKPSPIKGVKAVDTEEGILYVSEDGKYVLQGKLFELTDKGPVDMTAKSLMGTVESYKNSMIVYPAKQEKHVVTVFFDTSCVYCHKMHEQIKEYNDLGITVRYLAFPRGGMDENAHRMEAVFTAQDKVQAFNDAENGNYPKQLKMPDVVKKHYELGVKMGVRGTPSIVTANGELIGGYLPPAQLLAVLEG, encoded by the coding sequence ATGGGCAAAATTTCACTTTTTTTGACCGCACTTTCGGCGGCGGCACTGTCCGTCAATGTGATGGCGGATGATTCGGTCATTCAGCAAAATCTGAAAAAATTAGGGGCGACCCGGATTGAAATCAAACCTTCGCCGATTAAAGGGGTAAAAGCCGTGGATACGGAAGAAGGAATATTGTACGTCAGCGAAGACGGCAAATACGTTTTGCAGGGAAAATTGTTCGAATTAACCGATAAAGGTCCGGTGGATATGACGGCGAAATCCTTGATGGGAACAGTGGAAAGCTATAAAAACAGCATGATTGTTTATCCCGCAAAACAGGAAAAACACGTCGTAACGGTTTTCTTCGACACGTCATGCGTGTACTGCCACAAAATGCACGAACAGATCAAAGAATATAACGACTTGGGCATAACCGTCCGTTATTTGGCTTTCCCGCGCGGCGGTATGGATGAAAACGCACATAGAATGGAAGCGGTTTTCACCGCGCAAGATAAAGTGCAGGCGTTCAATGATGCGGAGAACGGTAATTATCCTAAGCAGCTAAAAATGCCTGATGTCGTCAAAAAACATTATGAGTTAGGCGTAAAAATGGGAGTGCGCGGTACGCCGAGCATCGTCACGGCAAACGGTGAATTAATCGGCGGATATTTACCGCCCGCACAGCTGTTAGCCGTCCTTGAGGGCTAA
- the prfB gene encoding peptide chain release factor 2 (programmed frameshift), producing MFEINPVKHKITDLASRTDALRGYLDFDAKVERLEEVNAELEQPDVWNEPEKAQALGKERSSLEAVVDTIKKLDQGLEDVDGLLELAVEGEDQETFDEAVAELDELEQQLAKLEFRRMFSGEHDACDCYVDLQAGSGGTEAQDWTEMLLRMYLRWAESKGFKTELMEVSDGDVAGLKSATVKVSGEYAFGWLRTETGIHRLVRKSPFDSNNRRHTSFAAAFVYPEIDDDIDIDINPADLRIDVYRASGAGGQHVNRTESAVRITHIPSGIVVQCQNDRSQHKNKDQCMKQLKAKLYEMELQKKNADKQALEDSKSDIGWGSQIRSYVLDDSRIKDLRTGVENRNTQAVLDGDLDRFIEASLKAGL from the exons ATGTTTGAAATTAATCCGGTAAAACACAAAATTACAGATCTCGCCTCCCGCACTGACGCGCTTAGGGGGTATCTT GACTTCGATGCCAAAGTGGAACGTTTAGAAGAAGTCAATGCCGAACTGGAGCAACCCGATGTGTGGAACGAACCCGAAAAAGCGCAGGCTTTAGGCAAAGAACGTTCTTCCTTAGAAGCGGTTGTAGACACCATTAAAAAGCTTGACCAAGGCTTGGAAGACGTTGACGGCCTGTTGGAATTGGCGGTTGAAGGCGAAGACCAAGAAACCTTTGACGAAGCCGTTGCCGAATTAGACGAATTGGAACAACAATTAGCCAAATTAGAATTCCGCCGTATGTTCAGCGGCGAACACGACGCTTGCGATTGTTATGTGGATCTGCAAGCGGGTTCCGGCGGCACGGAGGCGCAGGACTGGACGGAAATGTTATTACGTATGTATTTGCGCTGGGCGGAAAGTAAAGGTTTTAAAACCGAATTAATGGAAGTATCCGACGGCGATGTGGCGGGCTTAAAATCCGCTACGGTGAAAGTGTCGGGCGAATACGCTTTCGGTTGGTTGCGTACCGAAACGGGCATTCACCGTTTAGTCCGTAAATCGCCTTTTGACAGCAACAACCGCCGTCATACGTCTTTTGCCGCCGCCTTTGTTTACCCCGAAATTGACGATGACATCGACATCGACATCAATCCGGCGGATTTGCGTATCGACGTCTATCGTGCCTCCGGCGCCGGCGGTCAGCATGTAAACCGAACCGAAAGTGCGGTACGAATTACCCATATTCCAAGCGGCATTGTAGTGCAGTGTCAAAATGACCGCTCTCAACACAAAAACAAAGATCAATGTATGAAGCAGTTGAAAGCGAAACTGTACGAAATGGAATTACAAAAGAAAAACGCCGATAAGCAAGCTCTGGAAGATTCTAAATCCGACATCGGTTGGGGCAGCCAAATCCGTTCTTATGTACTGGACGATTCCCGTATCAAAGATTTGCGTACAGGCGTGGAAAACCGCAATACCCAAGCGGTCCTCGACGGCGATTTGGATCGTTTTATCGAAGCCAGTTTAAAAGCGGGATTGTAA
- the lysS gene encoding lysine--tRNA ligase, whose translation MSEQQNTELDFHGEMAVRREKLAALRAKGNAFPNTFRRDALAQDLHHQYDETDGEQLKEKNPQVAVAGRIMTRRAMGKATFITIQDMSGKIQLYVACDNLPEGVYAEDVKSWDLGDIVGIKGTLFKTKTNELTVKAHEVQLLTKALRPLPDKFHGLSDQETRYRQRYLDLISNEESRRTFVIRSKVIAGIREYFIGKGFIEVETPMLQVIPGGAAARPFVTHHNALDIDMYLRIAPELYLKRLVVGGFERVFELNRNFRNEGVSVRHNPEFTMIEYYQAYADYHDLMDNTEELLRKLALDILGTTIVPYGEYEFDFGKPFERITMHDAVLKYGAEKGIVKEDLYDLERAKAAATKLGIEIQKSWGLGSVVNAIFEEVAEHHLIQPTFLTAHPAEISPLARRNDENPEVTDRFELFIGGREIGNGFSELNDAEDQAERFDAQVAAKDAGDDEAMFKDDDFVTALEHGLPPTAGEGLGIDRLAMLFANAPSIRDVILFPAMKHKA comes from the coding sequence ATGTCAGAACAACAAAATACAGAATTAGACTTTCACGGTGAAATGGCGGTGCGTCGCGAAAAATTAGCGGCGTTACGTGCAAAAGGCAACGCCTTTCCGAACACTTTCCGCCGTGATGCGTTAGCGCAGGATTTGCATCATCAATACGACGAAACGGACGGCGAACAATTAAAAGAAAAGAACCCTCAGGTTGCTGTCGCCGGCCGTATTATGACCCGTCGGGCCATGGGTAAAGCTACGTTTATCACCATTCAGGATATGAGCGGCAAAATTCAGCTTTATGTAGCATGCGACAACCTGCCGGAAGGCGTTTACGCGGAAGATGTAAAAAGCTGGGATTTGGGCGACATTGTCGGCATCAAAGGCACGTTATTCAAAACAAAAACCAACGAATTAACCGTAAAAGCCCACGAAGTACAATTACTCACCAAAGCGCTTCGTCCGCTGCCGGACAAATTCCACGGCTTAAGCGACCAAGAAACCCGTTATCGTCAACGTTATCTAGACTTAATTTCTAACGAAGAATCCCGCCGCACTTTTGTCATTCGTTCAAAAGTGATCGCCGGTATTCGCGAATACTTTATCGGCAAAGGGTTCATCGAAGTGGAAACGCCAATGCTGCAAGTGATCCCGGGCGGCGCGGCGGCACGTCCGTTCGTGACGCACCACAACGCTTTAGACATTGATATGTATTTACGTATTGCGCCGGAACTTTACTTAAAACGTTTAGTCGTCGGCGGTTTCGAACGCGTATTCGAACTCAACCGCAATTTCCGTAACGAAGGGGTTTCCGTACGCCACAATCCGGAATTTACTATGATCGAATACTATCAAGCCTATGCGGATTACCACGATTTAATGGATAACACGGAAGAATTGTTACGCAAACTGGCGTTGGATATTTTAGGCACCACCATCGTGCCTTACGGTGAATATGAATTCGATTTCGGCAAACCGTTCGAACGCATCACTATGCACGATGCGGTGCTTAAATACGGCGCAGAAAAAGGTATTGTCAAAGAAGATTTATATGATTTAGAACGCGCCAAAGCCGCGGCGACAAAACTCGGCATTGAAATTCAAAAATCCTGGGGATTAGGTTCCGTTGTGAACGCGATTTTCGAAGAAGTGGCGGAACATCATTTAATTCAGCCGACCTTCTTAACGGCGCATCCTGCGGAAATTTCACCGTTGGCACGCCGTAACGACGAAAATCCGGAGGTGACCGATCGTTTCGAATTATTTATCGGCGGTCGTGAAATCGGTAACGGTTTTTCGGAATTAAACGATGCGGAAGACCAGGCTGAACGTTTCGACGCCCAAGTGGCGGCAAAAGACGCGGGCGATGATGAAGCTATGTTCAAAGACGACGATTTCGTCACCGCACTGGAACACGGCCTACCGCCGACAGCCGGCGAAGGTTTGGGTATCGACCGTTTGGCAATGCTGTTCGCCAATGCGCCGTCAATCCGTGATGTGATTTTATTCCCGGCGATGAAACACAAAGCGTAA
- the hypA gene encoding hydrogenase maturation nickel metallochaperone HypA, with product MHEMALTQNIIEIVEEQCRRNHVNKVTDIWLEIGPLSCVEPDAITFCFDVYSKDTVMENCKIHFIPVPALAYCWHCEKTVKIKTHHDACPECGGVHLQKQGGDELRIKEIAVE from the coding sequence ATGCACGAAATGGCTCTCACTCAAAACATCATCGAAATTGTGGAAGAACAATGCCGCCGTAATCACGTAAATAAAGTTACGGATATTTGGTTGGAAATCGGTCCGCTTTCCTGTGTGGAGCCTGATGCCATCACATTTTGTTTTGACGTATACAGCAAAGATACGGTGATGGAAAATTGCAAGATCCATTTTATTCCCGTGCCCGCTCTCGCCTATTGCTGGCATTGTGAAAAAACGGTGAAAATCAAAACCCATCATGACGCCTGCCCCGAATGCGGCGGTGTTCATCTGCAAAAACAAGGGGGCGATGAGTTGCGGATTAAGGAAATCGCGGTGGAATAA
- a CDS encoding cation diffusion facilitator family transporter translates to MGYQHHCPEQGHHHGHSHNHIPQDRKILAWSFAVIAGYTVVEFIGGWLFNSLTLMADAGHMANDSLSLLLALIALFLSERKQQWFALLNAASLIVVAALILTEAVQRWRAPPEIQALPMLGVAVIGLLVNVLVAWIMLKSNRENLNVKAAYLHVLADLFGSVVAVVAGLSAYFLGWQWVDVAASAILSLFILRSGVGVMREVLANFN, encoded by the coding sequence ATGGGGTATCAACATCATTGCCCGGAACAGGGACATCATCACGGGCACAGTCATAATCATATTCCGCAAGATCGCAAAATTCTGGCGTGGAGTTTTGCCGTAATTGCCGGTTACACGGTGGTGGAATTTATCGGCGGCTGGCTGTTTAACAGCCTGACGTTAATGGCGGATGCCGGGCATATGGCAAACGATAGTTTGTCGTTGTTGCTTGCGCTGATCGCTTTGTTTTTATCCGAACGAAAACAACAGTGGTTTGCATTGCTTAACGCGGCGTCGCTGATTGTCGTGGCCGCTCTGATTCTGACGGAAGCCGTTCAACGCTGGCGGGCGCCGCCCGAAATTCAGGCGCTGCCTATGCTCGGCGTAGCGGTAATCGGGTTATTAGTGAATGTTCTGGTGGCATGGATTATGCTGAAAAGCAATCGGGAAAATCTCAATGTAAAAGCGGCCTATTTGCATGTGCTGGCGGATTTATTCGGTTCCGTCGTGGCTGTCGTTGCGGGGTTGAGTGCGTATTTTCTCGGCTGGCAATGGGTGGATGTAGCGGCAAGTGCGATATTAAGTTTATTCATTCTGCGAAGTGGCGTCGGCGTGATGCGGGAAGTGCTGGCAAATTTTAATTAA
- a CDS encoding MerR family transcriptional regulator yields the protein MTVNELSKQSGIHPETIRYYEKTGVLPTPKRQANGYRCYDDNTLELLRFIKTCRSLGFSVEEVKQLNHIKSHPQQHGLADRMIIRQLANVEEKIMRLNEIRHFLQNLVMDEGHSEADCKALHL from the coding sequence ATGACGGTCAACGAACTCAGCAAACAAAGCGGTATTCATCCGGAAACCATTCGTTATTATGAAAAAACCGGTGTCTTGCCTACGCCGAAACGGCAGGCGAACGGTTATCGCTGTTACGATGACAATACACTGGAGCTGCTCCGCTTCATTAAAACCTGTCGTTCGTTGGGATTTTCCGTGGAAGAAGTCAAACAACTCAATCACATAAAAAGCCACCCTCAGCAACACGGTCTGGCGGATCGAATGATTATACGTCAGTTAGCCAATGTAGAAGAAAAAATTATGCGGCTGAATGAAATCCGCCATTTTCTGCAAAATTTGGTCATGGACGAAGGACACAGCGAAGCGGACTGCAAAGCGCTTCATTTATAA
- the napF gene encoding ferredoxin-type protein NapF, which yields MTMQGKNERYYEAYLACNRISRRGLLRGVFHPIEQAAQSGESRLAARPPFAAEEALFLAACNGCGECVAACPYHLIRLYGQKAVLELDYAACDLCGKCAESCSTHALHPAFKKDTEFRPHFSENCLIKQNQACTVCQERCPQQAISADLQLNHNACNGCGECKLSCFVSAIRLRLTSESVSPRYK from the coding sequence ATGACTATGCAAGGGAAAAACGAACGATATTATGAGGCGTATTTAGCCTGTAACCGCATTTCCCGGCGGGGATTGTTGCGCGGCGTTTTTCATCCGATAGAACAGGCGGCGCAGAGCGGCGAATCCCGTTTGGCGGCACGCCCGCCTTTCGCGGCGGAGGAAGCGTTATTTCTTGCGGCTTGTAACGGGTGCGGCGAATGTGTTGCTGCCTGCCCCTATCATTTGATTCGCCTTTACGGGCAAAAAGCCGTGCTGGAATTAGATTACGCCGCTTGCGATTTATGCGGAAAATGTGCGGAAAGTTGTTCGACTCACGCACTGCATCCCGCCTTTAAAAAAGATACGGAATTTCGACCGCACTTTTCGGAAAATTGTTTGATAAAACAAAACCAAGCCTGCACCGTTTGTCAGGAACGTTGCCCGCAACAGGCCATTTCCGCCGATTTACAACTGAACCATAACGCCTGTAACGGTTGCGGCGAATGCAAATTGAGCTGCTTTGTTTCGGCAATTCGGTTGAGATTGACAAGTGAATCCGTTTCTCCGCGTTATAAATGA
- the dmsD gene encoding Tat proofreading chaperone DmsD, with product MDNALLQWISIGGRLLGAVFYYAPQDKRIQPVLDFFRQPDWLNDWAALENPEFIHALIEKGMQQDLSQAYQYLFIGPNDLPAPPWGSVYLDKESVIFGDSLLALREFLAVRHIEFIKTQNEPEDHLGLMFMLAAYLAETKPEYLSEFLSEHFVTWAYRCLDLIAEQTDYPFYQGMALLARQTLEGWQQQLKLQPNRPQLYR from the coding sequence ATGGATAACGCATTGTTGCAATGGATTTCAATCGGCGGTCGTTTATTGGGCGCCGTCTTTTATTATGCCCCTCAGGATAAACGGATTCAGCCCGTGCTGGATTTTTTTCGACAACCGGATTGGTTGAACGATTGGGCGGCGTTAGAAAATCCTGAATTTATTCATGCATTAATCGAAAAAGGGATGCAACAGGATTTGTCGCAGGCTTATCAATATTTATTTATCGGTCCGAACGACTTGCCGGCGCCGCCTTGGGGCTCGGTGTATTTGGATAAAGAATCGGTGATTTTCGGCGATTCTTTACTGGCATTACGCGAATTTTTGGCTGTTCGCCATATTGAATTTATCAAAACCCAAAACGAACCGGAAGATCATCTGGGGTTAATGTTTATGCTTGCCGCTTATTTGGCGGAAACCAAACCGGAATATCTGAGCGAATTTCTGAGCGAGCATTTTGTTACGTGGGCATATCGTTGTCTGGACTTGATTGCCGAACAAACGGATTATCCTTTTTATCAGGGGATGGCGTTGCTTGCCCGACAAACTTTAGAAGGCTGGCAGCAACAGCTTAAACTTCAGCCGAACCGGCCGCAGCTTTATCGGTAA
- a CDS encoding DmsC/YnfH family molybdoenzyme membrane anchor subunit, producing the protein MNEIHELPLVIFTVLAQSAAGAWLILTFVLCRHDDGDRAYWNKALFIPLLLLGIGFIASVVHLGMPLRALNSLNRVGSSMLSNEIASGAFFFVLAGGYWLLSLFGKMPQSLGKMWLILTALTGVVFMYMMDRVYHIATVPTWNSSLTSWQFYLTVVIGGSALAYGLLANREEGQSRIPLLYVIGVFLAAIIVIYQGFGLSQIHSSAQQAVALVPDFAVKQVGRLCLLAIAGALLLKSKQSLLLASAVILVLFAEMIGRELFYALHMTVGMAAS; encoded by the coding sequence ATGAACGAAATACATGAATTACCTTTAGTGATTTTCACTGTTCTGGCGCAAAGTGCGGCGGGCGCATGGTTGATTTTAACTTTTGTTTTATGCCGTCACGACGACGGAGATCGCGCTTATTGGAACAAGGCGTTGTTTATACCGTTGCTATTGCTGGGCATCGGTTTTATTGCCTCCGTCGTACATTTGGGTATGCCGTTGCGCGCATTGAATTCTCTCAATCGGGTGGGTTCTTCTATGCTGAGTAATGAAATTGCCTCCGGCGCATTCTTTTTCGTACTGGCGGGAGGATATTGGTTACTGAGCCTGTTCGGTAAAATGCCGCAAAGTTTGGGAAAAATGTGGTTAATTTTGACCGCACTTACGGGCGTAGTATTTATGTATATGATGGACCGGGTTTACCACATCGCCACCGTACCGACTTGGAATAGCTCGCTGACTTCCTGGCAGTTTTATTTAACCGTTGTTATCGGCGGCAGCGCCTTAGCTTACGGATTATTGGCAAATCGCGAAGAGGGTCAAAGCCGTATACCGTTACTTTATGTGATTGGCGTTTTCCTGGCGGCGATTATCGTAATTTATCAGGGGTTCGGGTTAAGTCAAATACACAGCTCGGCACAACAGGCCGTCGCATTGGTACCGGATTTTGCCGTTAAGCAAGTAGGACGTCTGTGTCTGTTAGCCATTGCCGGTGCGTTATTGCTGAAAAGCAAACAGTCTTTATTGCTTGCCAGTGCGGTCATTTTGGTATTATTTGCGGAAATGATCGGTCGCGAATTATTTTATGCTTTGCATATGACGGTAGGCATGGCGGCAAGCTGA
- a CDS encoding DMSO/selenate family reductase complex B subunit: MEQYGFYFDSERCTGCKTCELACKDYKDLGTEVNFRRIYEYAGGNWMQDNNGCYHQDVFAYYMSVSCNHCDDPACVKVCPTGAMHKNEEGFVIVNEETCIGCRYCHMACPYDAPQFDAKKGHMTKCDGCYSRVKEGHKPICVEACPLRALDFGPINELRMKHGEQASIAPLPPAEFTKPNLIVKPNKHARPSGDTTGFLANPREV; the protein is encoded by the coding sequence ATGGAACAATATGGCTTTTATTTTGATTCGGAACGCTGCACCGGTTGTAAAACCTGCGAGTTAGCCTGTAAGGATTATAAAGATTTAGGTACAGAGGTAAATTTCCGCCGTATTTATGAATATGCGGGCGGTAATTGGATGCAGGACAACAATGGTTGCTATCATCAAGATGTGTTTGCTTATTATATGTCCGTTTCATGCAACCACTGCGATGATCCCGCCTGTGTCAAAGTCTGTCCTACCGGTGCTATGCATAAAAACGAAGAGGGTTTTGTCATCGTAAACGAAGAAACCTGTATCGGTTGCCGTTACTGTCACATGGCTTGTCCTTACGACGCACCGCAGTTTGATGCTAAAAAAGGACATATGACTAAATGCGACGGTTGTTATTCCCGGGTGAAGGAGGGACACAAACCTATTTGCGTGGAGGCTTGTCCGTTGCGTGCATTGGATTTCGGACCTATCAACGAATTACGCATGAAACACGGAGAACAAGCCTCTATTGCACCATTGCCGCCGGCAGAATTCACAAAACCGAATTTAATCGTGAAACCGAATAAACATGCACGCCCGAGCGGTGATACAACGGGTTTCTTAGCAAATCCAAGAGAGGTGTAA